Proteins encoded in a region of the Bradysia coprophila strain Holo2 unplaced genomic scaffold, BU_Bcop_v1 contig_492, whole genome shotgun sequence genome:
- the LOC119082789 gene encoding uncharacterized protein LOC119082789 codes for MYSEISSLLPGIKRVDESSLEMLGSPVFELGLERMFSAKVESIKLMCDRLTLMDVHPALCVFRKSLGSSRFNYLLRSSKAFLLGDRLRAVDEIFRSTLEAIANVKMSDFSWDQASLPLSFGGIGVRKVEDIAMPAYLSSVYSTLELSSEILRKFSFQVIETSVLELIEEIPRDFVPEGDEKKKKQKNWDLPMIKSKFDEMFDSSEPVARARLLASSTKESSKWLQVVPSSQLGLLLDNNSARIAVGLRLGSGLCEEHKCVCGGMVQKDGLHGLSCKMKIKKIAAHDEVNKVFSHAFSSAGFPTMLQPPAFETLGCMGPETKKFIEKLGKIIKATSGNRDHGLFI; via the exons ATGTACTCTGAGATTTCGTCATTGTTACCAGGGATTAAGCGGGTTGATGAGTCTTCGTTGGAGATGTTGGGCTCGCCTGTTTTTGAGTTAGGTTTAGAAAGGATGTTTTCAGCAAAAGTTGAATCTATCAAGTTGATGTGTGATCGTTTAACTTTGATGGATGTTCATCctgctttgtgtgtttttaggaagtctcTCGGTAGTTCTaggtttaattatttgttgcgTTCTTCGAAGGCGTTTTTGTTAGGTGATCGCTTGAGAGCTGTTGACGAGATTTTCCGTTCAACTCTCGAAGCCATTGCGAATGTGAAGATGTCTGATTTTTCTTGGGACCAGGCTTCTCTTCCTTTAAGCTTTGGAGGTATAGGTGTTAGGAAAGTTGAGGATATTGCGATGCCAGCTTATCTGTCGTCTGTTTATTCTACTTTAGAACTGTCGAGTGAGATATTGAGAAAGTTTAGTTTTCAGGTAATCGAAACTAGTGTTTTGGAATTAATTGAGGAAATACCTCGAGATTTTGTTCCAGAAGGTgacgagaagaagaagaagcaaaaGAATTGGGATCTGCCGATGATTAAGAGTAAATTCGATGAGATGTTTGACTCCAGCGAACCTGTTGCTCGTGCAAGACTACTTGCATCATCAaccaaagaatcttcaaagtggttgcaagtAGTTCCATCGAGCCAATTGGGTTTGCTATTGGATAACAACTCtgctagaattgctgttggtcttcgtttagGTTCTGGTTTATGCGAGGAACATAAGTGTGTTTGTGGTGGAATGGTTCAAAAGGATGGCTTACACGGCTTAtcatgcaaaatgaaaattaaaaaaattgctgcgCATGATGAagtcaacaaagttttttctcatgcattttcttcAGCAGGATTTCCAACCATGTTACAACCGCCAG CTTTCGAGACTTTAGGCTGTATGGGacctgaaacaaagaaattcattgagaaattaggaaaaattatAAAGGCCACTTCAGGGAACCGCGATCATGGATTATTTATT